One window of the Eucalyptus grandis isolate ANBG69807.140 chromosome 8, ASM1654582v1, whole genome shotgun sequence genome contains the following:
- the LOC104416079 gene encoding disease resistance protein RPV1-like isoform X1, with amino-acid sequence MSQRTEKLDTLIATHWNLTISQVHHKINPRWYTSKCPLHQLSPNSTYPSTGMTQSRDSTGVEEEHKDLASNQVEWVERLPESVGYLESLVELDLSSTGITELPDSIGNLKNLKVLRIDGSCIRKLPDAIGKAEKLEELHALKSERLEEVPSNFVCLPCLRILRLSRTAITRIPKLPASLTSLQIESRSASTIPDLSNLLNIRDLDLDLRIFSSREPSHLLQTPGPSWIGNLSKLERLKLSLSNIISLPSSLGSFSGLKKLELLSCVNLKSLPLLPTSLTELSIRNCISMITLPTVSNLENLLLFALAETQVTEIEGLRGLVSLKHLDIQRCKIENLDELQQLQNLSTLKVSTCEFLQRLPDLSNLPKLRELRLLQCTNMFEIRGLEELECLEELWIQNCISLQRLPNLSNLKKLKVLNVYKCEKIHSIHGVEELNSLKDLTVCGCEAESSPNVCLAKKRVLQQHWQAGAFQEF; translated from the exons ATGTCGCAAAGGACAGAGAAGCTGGATACTTTAATTGCTACCCATTGGAATTTAACGATCTCCCAAGTGCATCACAAGATCAACCCGAGATGGTACACATCGAAGTGTCCGCTCCATCAACTGTCACCCAATTCCACATACCCAA GCACAGGAATGACTCAGTCTAGAGATTCGACAGGAGTGGAAGAAGAACACAAAGATTTGGCTTCAAACCAAGTAGAGTGGGTGGAGAGACTTCCAGAATCAGTGGGGTATTTGGAATCACTGGTTGAGCTGGACTTATCAAGCACAGGAATTACCGAATTACCTGATTCGATAGGTAAtctgaagaatttgaaagtGCTGAGAATTGATGGAAGTTGCATAAGAAAGTTACCTGATGCTATAGGAAAGGCAGAGAAACTCGAGGAACTACATGCCTTAAAAAGTGAGAGGTTAGAGGAAGTTCCTAGTAATTTTGTGTGCCTTCCCTGCTTGAGAATCTTGAGATTATCAAGAACTGCCATAACTAGAATACCGAAACTTCCAGCAAGCCTAACCAGTCTACAAATTGAATCACGATCAGCAAGCACTATCCCTGATCTGTCGAACCTCCTCAACATAAgagacttggacttggatttgAGGATATTTTCCTCTAGAGAGCCATCTCACCTTCTACAAACTCCCGGCCCCAGTTGGATTGGGAACTTATCCAAATTGGAGCGCTTAAAATTGTCCCTTTCAAATATTATCTCTCTGCCTTCATCTTTAGGCTCATTTTCAGGTCTCAAGAAACTTGAGCTCCTGTCCTGTGTAAACCTCAAATCCCTGCCACTGCTTCCCACTAGTTTGACAGAGTTATCCATCCGAAATTGTATTTCAATGATAACATTACCGACAGTTTCCAATTTGGAGAACTTGTTGTTATTTGCTCTTGCCGAGACACAGGTAACTGAGATCGAAGGACTTCGGGGCCTAGTATCACTCAAACATTTGGATATACAAAGgtgcaaaattgaaaatctcGATGAGCTCCAACAATTGCAAAATTTATCCACACTGAAGGTTTCAACCTGTGAGTTCCTCCAGAGACTGCCTGATCTGTCAAACTTGCCGAAATTAAGGGAGTTGAGGCTACTTCAATGCACAAACATGTTTGAGATTCGaggtcttgaagaattagaatGCTTGGAAGAGTTGTGGATTCAAAATTGCATTTCCTTGCAAAGATTGCCAAACCTATCAAACTTGAAGAAGCTGAAAGTTTTGAATGTATACAAATGTGAGAAGATTCACAGCATTCATGGAGTAGAGGAATTGAATTCCCTGAAGGATCTAACTGTGTGTGGATGCGAGGCAGAATCTTCGCCTAATGTGTGTCTTGCAAAGAAGAGAGTTCTCCAACAGCATTGGCAAGCCGGGGCTTTTCAAGAATTCTGA
- the LOC104456061 gene encoding uncharacterized protein LOC104456061 yields MTTMSMEESQEEEHCKIFYVLLLEVLHFCSASFTALVQNPLLADNTLMNIVECSLLEQLNLTKDLLSDIERIQSVSSEIVKVAHTVINSIVKLCEDYCQSGNHLRARSEKDQSTMDTEGAGDINYVANMAKHTVEKLCELGTIAASGGGSLVSILNVTWKGVVTLVQIGKAALEVDFNVADIILTLISLANESLKCAAENWSLLKESISQAEARRSFVPVKFYLVNAVKIASLYPCQSYGVHRQLTHCALMIANLKIQMCLEEHLKIASEVLSKLLDQISMNLFNSLLNSDEVNQEMKFEILDCLFSDETYVDENSNDVCCTKAVDKIFSANSKVMFGTRLPSLGRFLLFACLLRSSSDIEGDVRLGITRKLQWLFDILVHEEVYPCILSMSIPQLYGTKKTPELVWETVFASLVHSLKSFMIVASSSTAWGDVEAFLLDNFFHPHFLCWEIIMELWCFMMRYAETYVVNDIIDKLCSCLKFVSSVEAVFVDDSSLRRVARSISMLVSCGTTSVADRVYNFVTSGVVSLSSSVMTVALLVEGFPLNLLSDKLRGIAKQRIISDYDEFIGGFSGMLVSTCPSRLLGAPLFVLCASLPSLQIAESDIDKKTLKFLADILQSCTCSPEHVASDICLKLLGQMLAVVSNMTHLYTCNGMDEVIMKLQNLFITRPLAADAKLYQCKVELALFMAGLGHIEMEERDGCPKSSAIWELYHMLLREQHWALMHLAIKAFGHFSARTSCNQLWRFVPQNAALSYDLLQGNEANEERFMSEFKKFLEKEVALIKTFPCTEQLQMLRKEALILKVTAQKSQNIDVEATRHKKMEMICENRSNKKRKVPDEISKGVELLQSGLKVISDGLSLWEKAEASASELHDNFLVHFSCLEDVITHLAGLARID; encoded by the exons ATGACGACTATGTCAATGGAGGAGTCTCAAGAGGAAGAACATTGCAAGATTTTTTATGTG CTGCTTCTAGAAGTACTGCATTTCTGCAGTGCAAGCTTCACTGCTTTGGTGCAGAATCCTTTGCTAGCAGACAATACACTAATGAACATCGTGGAGTGTTCATTATTGGAACAACTAAATTTAACAAAAGATTTATTGTCAGATATAGAG AGAATCCAATCCGTAAGCTCAGAAATAGTGAAGGTTGCACATACAGTCATCAATTCGATTGTAAAATTATGCGAAGATTATTGCCAATCTGGGAACCATTTGCGAGCAAGATCTGAGAAAGACCAGAGTACTATGGATACAGAAGGGGCTGGTGACATAAACTATGTTGCTAACATGGCAAAACATACAGTAGAAAAGCTGTGCGAATTGGGAACTATTGCAGCTAGTGGTGGTGGAAGTCTGGTCAGCATTCTGAATGTCACTTGGAAAGGTGTTGTCACACTTGTTCAGATAGGAAAAGCAGCATTAGAAGTCGATTTTAATGTAGCAGATATAATTTTGACTCTTATTTCATTAGCCAATGAATCTCTGAAATGTGCAGCTGAGAATTGGTCTTTGCTGAAGGAATCTATTTCTCAAGCAGAAGCTAGACGGTCCTTTGTTCCTGTAAAATTTTACCTTGTAAATGCTGTGAAGATAGCCTCCCTGTATCCATGTCAATCGTATGGTGTTCACAGGCAGTTAACACACTGTGCCCTGATGAttgcaaatttgaaaattcaaatgtgCCTTGAAGAGCACCTAAAAATTGCTAGCGAGGTGTTGTCCAAACTTCTGGATCAAATATCCATGAATTTATTCAACTCCTTGCTGAATTCTGATGAAGTAAACCAGGAGATGAAGTTTGAAATTCTGGATTGTTTGTTCAGTGATGAGACCTATGTCGATGAGAACTCAAATGATGTTTGTTGCACAAAGGCAGTGGATAAAATCTTTTCAGCAAACTCCAAGGTTATGTTTGGGACAAGACTACCTTCGCTTGGCCGGTTTCTGTTATTTGCTTGTCTCCTGAGATCTTCTTCTGATATTGAGGGAGATGTACGACTTGGGATAACCAGAAAGCTCCAATGGCTGTTTGACATACTTGTCCATGAAGAAGTATATCCTTGCATCCTCTCAATGTCGATACCCCAACTATATGGTACTAAGAAGACCCCAGAGTTGGTATGGGAGACTGTGTTTGCTTCTCTTGTACATTCCCTCAAGTCTTTCATGATTGTGGCCTCCTCTAGTACCGCATGGGGAGATGTGGAGGCTTTCTTGCTTGACAACTTCTTCCATCCTCACTTTCTTTGTTGGGAGATTATAATGGAGCTGTGGTGCTTTATGATGCGCTATGCTGAAACCTATGTGGTAAATGACATTATTGATAAACTCTGCTCATGTCTCAAATTTGTGTCTTCTGTCGAAGCTGTTTTTGTTGATGATTCTTCCCTGAGAAGAGTGGCCAGATCAATAAGTATGCTGGTTTCTTGTGGTACAACTTCTGTGGCAGACAGGGTTTATAACTTTGTTACTAGCGGGGTTGTATCTCTGTCTTCATCAGTCATGACTGTAGCCTTGCTTGTGGAAGGTTTTCCGCTGAATTTGCTTTCAGACAAACTGAGAGGCATCGCTAAACAAAGGATAATCAGTGACTATGATGAATTCATTGGAGGTTTTAGTGGCATGCTCGTCAGCACTTGCCCTTCTAGGCTGCTGGGGGCTCCACTCTTTGTGTTGTGTGCTTCTTTGCCATCTCT CCAGATTGCCGAATCTGACATTGACAAGAAGACACTAAAGTTTCTAGCCGATATTCTGCAGAGCTGCACCTGTTCTCCAGAGCATGTGGCAAGTGACATTTGCCTTAAGCTTTTGGGTCAAATGCTGGCGGTAGTTTCTAACATGACACATCTATATACATGTAATGGCATGGACGAAGTCATCATGAAGCTGCAAAACCTGTTTATCACAAGGCCATTGGCAGCTGATGCCAAGTTGTACCAGTGCAAAGTTGAATTGGCTCTTTTCATGGCAGGACTTGGTCATatagaaatggaagaaagaGATGGCTGTCCGAAGAGCTCTGCCATTTGGGAGCTGTATCACATGTTACTCAGAGAACAGCACTGGGCTCTCATGCATTTGGCAATTAAAGCATTTGGACATTTTTCCGCGAGAACCTCCTGCAATCAGCTTTGGAGATTTGTGCCTCAAAATGCTGCTCTATCATATGATTTATTGCAAGGGAATGAGGCAAATGAGGAAAGATTTATGTCTGAATTCAAGAAATTTCTTGAGAAAGAAGTTGCCCTTATTAAAACTTTTCCATGCACTGAGCAGCTTCAGATGCTGAGGAAAGAAGCTTTAATCCTTAAGGTCACAGCTCAAAAGAGTCAAAATATTGATGTGGAAGCTACGAGgcacaaaaaaatggaaatgatttGTGAAAATAGATCCAACAAGAAGAGGAAGGTTCCTGATGAGATCAGCAAGGGTGTTGAATTGCTGCAGAGTGGTTTGAAGGTCATCTCTGATGGTCTTTCCCTGTGGGAGAAGGCTGAGGCTAGCGCCTCAGAACTTCATGATAactttttagttcatttttctTGCCTTGAGGATGTGATTACTCACTTAGCTGGCCTTGCTCGTATCGATTAA
- the LOC104416079 gene encoding TMV resistance protein N-like isoform X2: protein MMEELVGIVVLALVTFLAFAVIVGLAFAFRGLLLIKWKKRSAEHNLDESPATTDDLPPAALRQGIDYEVFLSFRGLDTRKNFTDCLYHDLVQSGIHTFRDAEKLQVGDSIGDELHQAIKNSRIYIPVLSKNYANSKWCLMELAQMVKSKRSSAQRQIFPIFYDVEPSDVKLKTNTYERALSQHEKKYGSRRVLEWREALIEVSKLKAWEVKSRGHGELIKLIVQKVLIELKINYLNVSDHIVGIDDPVEQVTRLLEVGSEGVRMVGICGMGGIGKTTLAKVVYNRLSSHLRVAVSSLMSEKQ, encoded by the exons ATGATGGAAGAGCTTGTAGGTATCGTCGTTCTTGCACTGGTCACATTCCTAGCGTTTGCAGTGATCGTAGGCCTAGCGTTCGCTTTTCGGGGGCTCCTGCTTATCAAGTGGAAGAAAAGAAGCGCAGAGCACAATCTGGATGAGTCGCCTGCTACTACAGACGACTTGCCACCGGCTGCACTGAGGCAAGGGATCGATTACgaggtgttcttgagttttagaggacTCGACACTCGCAAAAACTTCACCGATTGCCTATACCATGACCTGGTTCAATCCGGGATTCACACCTTCAGAGATGCGGAAAAGCTCCAAGTTGGAGACAGCATTGGTGACGAGCTTCATCAAGCAATAAAAAATTCGAGGATCTACATACCAGTTTTGTCCAAGAATTATGCTAATAGCAAATGGTGCCTGATGGAGCTTGCACAGATGGTGAAAAGCAAGAGATCGTCAGCTCAACGACAGATATTTCCCATCTTTTATGACGTGGAACCTTCGGATGTTAAGCTCAAGACTAATACATACGAGAGAGCTCTCTCCCAACATGAGAAAAAGTACGGCTCTAGAAGAGTCCTGGAATGGAGGGAGGCTCTTATAGAAGTATCTAAGCTGAAAGCATGGGAAGTAAAATCTAGAGG ACATGGAGAACTCATAAAGTTGATTGTTCAGAAGGTTCTGATTGAATTGAAGATCAATTATCTAAATGTGAGTGACCATATAGTGGGAATTGATGATCCCGTTGAACAAGTAACGAGGTTGCTAGAGGTTGGTTCAGAGGGTGTACGTATGGTTGGAATTTGTGGAATGGGAGGGATTGGCAAGACAACTCTAGCCAAGGTTGTCTACAATCGCCTTTCTTCTCATTTGAGAGTTGCAGTTTCATCGCTGATGTCCGAGAAACAGTGA
- the LOC104416077 gene encoding disease resistance protein RPV1-like yields MMLTTGINSKALVGKHDWFGSGSRILVMTRDRSVFNAGREGTSEVPDHYEGDWIYEVAELKRAQALQLFSRHAFRTNSPPQDYMALSKEVALTTGGLPLAIEVIGSFLCGKSKAVWEGTLERLKDVPHKEVEKKLMISYEALEYEQQQIFLDIACFFNKRNRINAFYMWDDCGFCPEYGLEVLLLTSLVKIQDNDELSMHDQLKDLGREIVRRENRKDPGRRSRLWNDREALDVLKSKKGTDEVEALVLNYYTNGSDTALKNQSFTCEEFSSLSELRYLQMHSADLVGDFEHHFSKLRWLSWKNCPPDFLATNFHPRNLVVLDLSWSKITHKWKGWKQIEMAKKLKVLNLSHCDNLTSTPDLLAYGSLQRLILEGCLRLFRIDASIVHLKCLTHLNLRGCYSLKHNTWRNISFLEDLEELITDVPSQKAVFMSQRTEKLDTLIATHWYSRVLTISHVHHKINPKWYTPKCPLHQLSANFTYPSTGMTQSRDSKGVEAEHKDLASNQVEWVERLTESVGYLESLVELDLSSTGITELPDLIGNLKNLKVLRIDGSCIRKLPDAIGKAEKLEELHALKSERLEEVPSNFVCLPCLRILRLSRTAITRIPKLPASLTSLQIESRSASTIPDLSNLINIRDLDLDLRIFSSREPSHLLQTPGPCWIGNLSKLERLKLSLPNIISLPSSLCSLSGLKKLELLSCVNLKSLPLLPTSLTELSIRNCISMITLPTVSNLENLLLFALAETQVTEMEGLRGLVSLKYLDIQRCKIENLDGLQQLQNLSTLKVSTCEFLQRLPDLEELECLEELWIQNCISLQRLPNLSNLKKLKVLNVYKCEKIHSIHGVEELNSLKDLTVCGCEAESSPNVCLAKKRVLQQHWQAGAFQEF; encoded by the exons atgatgttgaCCACAGGGATCAACTCCAAGGCACTAGTAGGGAAACATGATTGGTTTGGTTCCGGAAGTAGGATTCTAGTTATGACAAGAGACAGGAGTGTCTTCAATGCAGGAAGGGAAGGCACCTCTGAAGTTCCAGATCACTATGAAGGTGACTGGATTTATGAAGTTGCCGAATTGAAGCGCGCACAAGCCTTGCAACTATTCAGCAGACACGCTTTCAGAACAAACTCTCCTCCACAAGACTACATGGCTCTGTCAAAAGAGGTAGCCCTCACCACTGGAGGGCTCCCTTTGGCAATTGAGGTCATAGGTTCCTTTTTGTGTGGCAAAAGCAAGGCGGTATGGGAAGGTACTTTGGAAAGGTTGAAAGATGTCCCACATAAGGAAGTTGAGAAGAAACTGATGATAAGTTATGAGGCATTGGAATATGAACAACAACAAATATTTCTCGATATTGCATGTTTCTTTAACAAAAGGAATAGAATAAATGCTTTTTATATGTGGGATGACTGTGGCTTTTGTCCAGAGTATGGTTTAGAAGTCCTTCTCCTAACGTCTTtagttaaaattcaagataatgATGAGTTATCCATGCATGATCAACTTAAAGACCTCGGTAGGGAGATTGTTCGCCGTGAGAATCGTAAAGATCCCGGGAGGCGTAGTAGGTTGTGGAATGACAGGGAAGCACTAGATGTGCTGAAAAGTAAGAAG GGAACAGATGAAGTTGAAGCACTTGTTTTGAACTATTATACTAACGGTTCTGATACTGCCTTAAAGAACCAGAGCTTTACATGTGAAGAATTTTCAAGCCTCTCAGAGCTAAGATACCTCCAAATGCATAGCGCGGACCTTGTTGGAGACTTTGAGCATCATTTCTCAAAactaagatggctttcttggaaAAATTGTCCTCCAGATTTTCTAGCTACCAATTTTCATCCTAGAAATCTAGTGGTTCTTGACCTGTCATGGAGCAAAATAACACACAAATGGAAAGGCTGGAAGCAGATTGAG ATGGCCAAGAAACTGAAAGTTCTGAATCTTTCCCACTGCGACAACTTGACCAGTACACCAGACTTATTAGCCTATGGAAGCCTGCAAAGATTGATTCTTGAAGGGTGTTTGCGTTTGTTTCGTATTGATGCGTCAATTGTTCACTTGAAGTGCCTCACTCATTTGAATCTCCGAGGATGTTATTCTCTGAAACACAACACCTGGCGTAATATAAGTTTCCTGGAGGATCTTGAAGAGCTCATTACGGACGTACCTTCTCAGAAAGCTGTTTTTATGTCACAAAGGACAGAGAAGCTGGATACTTTAATTGCTACGCATTGGTATTCAAGAGTATTAACGATCTCACATGTGCATCACAAGATCAACCCGAAATGGTACACACCAAAGTGTCCTCTCCATCAACTGTCAGCCAATTTCACATACCCAA GCACAGGAATGACTCAGTCTAGAGATTCGAAAGGAGTGGAAGCAGAACACAAAGATTTGGCTTCAAACCAAGTAGAGTGGGTGGAGAGACTTACAGAATCAGTGGGGTATTTGGAATCACTGGTTGAGCTGGACTTATCAAGCACAGGAATTACCGAATTACCTGATTTGATAGGTAAtctgaagaatttgaaagtGCTGAGAATTGATGGAAGTTGCATAAGAAAGTTACCTGATGCTATAGGAAAGGCAGAGAAACTCGAGGAACTACATGCCTTAAAAAGTGAGAGGTTAGAGGAAGTTCCTAGTAATTTTGTGTGCCTTCCCTGCTTGAGAATCTTGAGATTATCAAGAACTGCCATAACTAGAATACCGAAACTTCCAGCAAGCCTAACCAGTCTACAAATCGAATCACGATCAGCAAGCACTATCCCTGATCTGTCGAACCTCATCAACATAAgagacttggacttggatttgAGGATATTTTCCTCTAGAGAGCCATCTCACCTTCTACAAACTCCAGGCCCCTGTTGGATTGGGAACTTATCCAAATTGGAGCGCTTAAAATTGTCCCTTCCAAATATCATCTCTCTGCCTTCATCTTTATGCTCACTTTCAGGTCTCAAGAAACTTGAACTCCTGTCCTGTGTAAACCTCAAATCCCTGCCACTGCTTCCCACTAGTTTGACGGAATTATCCATCCGAAATTGTATATCAATGATAACATTACCGACAGTTTCCAATTTGGAGAACTTGTTGTTATTTGCTCTTGCCGAGACACAGGTAACTGAGATGGAAGGACTTCGGGGCCTAGTATCACTCAAATATTTGGATATACAAAGGtgcaaaatagaaaatctcGATGGGCTCCAACAATTGCAAAATTTATCCACACTGAAGGTTTCAACCTGTGAGTTCCTCCAGAGACTGCCtgatcttgaagaattagaatGCTTGGAAGAGTTGTGGATTCAAAATTGCATTTCCTTGCAAAGATTGCCAAACCTATCAAACTTGAAGAAGCTGAAAGTTTTGAATGTATACAAATGTGAGAAGATTCACAGCATTCATGGAGTAGAGGAATTGAATTCCCTGAAGGATCTAACTGTGTGTGGATGCGAGGCAGAATCTTCGCCTAATGTGTGTCTTGCAAAGAAGAGAGTTCTCCAACAGCATTGGCAAGCCGGGGCTTTTCAAGAATTCTGA